Proteins found in one Clostridium kluyveri DSM 555 genomic segment:
- the murJ gene encoding murein biosynthesis integral membrane protein MurJ has product MTGKKVIKGSAVVMLLIIIGKILALIRDALIAAKFGATYTTDIYNFALGIVYLLTTVSYGLTTTFIPLHWEHMQKGNKKERNNFVNNIINISSLFTIILTVLLIVFSKQIIYIFAHGFTSSNLIFNESVEIVRILLISLIFVTLQSVVTGVLQSHKNFYEPAAMALMSNLVYIIYLIFLTSKYGMKGFAIATVMGFFIQFAINIPRYRKLGYGYKFMLDFKDKYAVQMFKMMIPVIVSTSLIQLNVFVNRSFATNIYFGAVTILDYANKVNTLAYEVFAIGIAMIVYPTLSELAAKNNTAEYKKALATSINAIMIIMVPAAVAIGILRHPLIDIIFKRGAFTLQAANLTSSTLLFYCPAMVAYGLRDIFNKAFYSIKDVKTPMINSFIGIVLNIIINFFIIKYMGVSGLALATSISATITTLLMMWNLNKKLKGIELGRIFVGFSKITLSSIVMGITIYIINNICRSIISSIIIGNLISIGMCFIFGIVIYFICLYFFKVEGFTYLVDELKMKISK; this is encoded by the coding sequence ATGACAGGAAAAAAAGTAATAAAAGGTTCCGCTGTAGTTATGCTTTTGATAATCATAGGAAAAATTTTAGCACTAATAAGAGATGCCCTTATAGCTGCAAAGTTTGGGGCAACCTATACTACAGATATATATAATTTTGCCCTTGGGATAGTGTATTTACTCACTACGGTAAGCTATGGACTTACCACTACTTTCATACCACTCCATTGGGAACATATGCAAAAAGGTAACAAAAAAGAAAGAAACAATTTTGTAAATAATATAATAAACATATCTTCTCTTTTTACTATAATCCTAACTGTGCTGCTTATAGTATTTTCCAAACAAATAATATATATTTTTGCTCATGGATTTACATCAAGTAATTTAATATTTAATGAATCCGTTGAAATAGTCAGGATATTACTCATATCTTTGATATTTGTAACTCTTCAAAGTGTGGTTACGGGAGTACTTCAATCCCATAAAAATTTTTATGAACCTGCAGCTATGGCACTGATGTCTAATTTGGTATATATAATATATCTTATATTTTTAACCTCTAAATATGGAATGAAGGGCTTTGCAATAGCAACAGTGATGGGATTTTTCATTCAATTTGCAATAAATATACCAAGGTATAGAAAGTTAGGCTATGGTTACAAATTTATGCTGGATTTTAAAGATAAATATGCAGTTCAGATGTTTAAGATGATGATACCTGTGATTGTAAGTACTTCATTGATTCAACTAAATGTGTTTGTAAATAGATCTTTTGCAACCAATATATATTTTGGAGCCGTTACAATCTTAGATTATGCAAACAAAGTTAATACTTTGGCCTATGAGGTTTTTGCCATTGGAATAGCTATGATAGTATATCCGACTCTATCTGAATTGGCAGCTAAAAACAATACTGCAGAATATAAAAAAGCTCTTGCAACTTCTATAAATGCTATAATGATAATAATGGTACCTGCGGCAGTTGCCATAGGGATATTGAGACATCCCCTTATAGATATAATTTTCAAAAGGGGGGCTTTTACTTTGCAGGCTGCTAATTTAACTTCCAGTACACTGCTTTTTTATTGCCCTGCCATGGTAGCTTATGGATTAAGGGATATTTTCAATAAGGCCTTTTATTCTATTAAAGATGTAAAAACTCCCATGATAAATAGTTTTATAGGAATAGTTTTAAATATAATTATAAATTTTTTTATAATAAAATATATGGGAGTATCAGGACTGGCACTAGCTACATCTATATCTGCCACTATAACTACTTTGCTTATGATGTGGAATTTAAATAAAAAATTGAAAGGCATAGAACTTGGCAGAATATTTGTTGGTTTTTCCAAGATAACTCTCTCATCAATTGTAATGGGTATAACCATATATATTATAAACAATATATGCAGGAGTATAATTTCTTCTATTATAATAGGAAATCTAATTTCCATAGGGATGTGTTTTATATTTGGGATTGTAATTTATTTTATATGTTTATATTTTTTCAAGGTTGAAGGATTTACATATTTAGTTGATGAACTTAAGATGAAAATTTCAAAATAA
- a CDS encoding sugar transferase yields MQAEDIKIDLDKDIKCKKIQFFLKRIFDFIISLLGIIVLSIVFIVLAVWVKLDSKGPAIFKQTRVGKDGKKFIIYKFRTMVVDADKKITLDIKPENLENFVFQSRNDSRITKSGAFLRKTSLDEIPQLFNVLFGNMSLVGPRPEIPDVVKFYPEAYRQRLLVTPGITGLAQVSGRGEIELGKTVYYDLTYIKNFSLWTDIKILFKTIFSVFKSEGAF; encoded by the coding sequence ATGCAGGCAGAAGATATAAAAATAGATTTGGATAAGGATATAAAGTGTAAAAAGATACAATTTTTTTTAAAGAGAATATTTGATTTTATAATTTCACTTTTAGGAATAATTGTGCTGAGTATAGTGTTTATAGTATTGGCTGTATGGGTGAAATTAGATTCAAAAGGGCCTGCCATATTTAAACAAACTCGAGTGGGCAAAGATGGAAAAAAATTCATAATATATAAATTTAGAACTATGGTAGTGGATGCGGATAAGAAGATCACTTTGGATATAAAACCTGAAAATTTAGAAAATTTCGTATTTCAAAGTAGAAATGACAGCAGAATTACAAAATCTGGCGCTTTTTTAAGGAAAACAAGTTTGGATGAAATTCCCCAGTTGTTTAATGTGCTCTTTGGAAATATGAGTTTAGTGGGACCTAGGCCTGAAATACCAGATGTAGTTAAATTTTATCCAGAGGCGTACAGACAAAGACTTCTAGTTACCCCTGGAATAACCGGGCTGGCCCAAGTAAGCGGAAGAGGGGAAATAGAGCTTGGCAAAACTGTTTATTATGATTTGACATATATAAAAAATTTTTCATTATGGACAGATATAAAAATTTTATTTAAAACAATTTTCTCTGTATTTAAAAGTGAAGGAGCATTTTAG
- a CDS encoding WecB/TagA/CpsF family glycosyltransferase: MFTRILKFDVFNRSKLEFLNYIEKFSKVNIVSGNPEILYNGLNDSRLLRSFTSKSTVIIPDGLGTVLASKIVRPSVKEKIAGIEVMEALIEKCSEEGNPIYLLGARQNILENCIKNLKIKYPNLNIAGSHNGYFDLDECEDIIQNIKESGAHILFVAMGAPRQDIFIAENMDRLPCRVYMGVGGSFDVFSGKTKRAPAWMIKSGLEWLYRVFKEPWRIRRLSSIPKFLLKVIVCNKRFSQ, translated from the coding sequence ATGTTTACCAGGATATTAAAATTCGATGTGTTTAACAGGAGTAAATTGGAGTTTTTAAATTACATAGAGAAATTTTCCAAAGTTAATATAGTGTCTGGCAACCCTGAAATACTTTATAATGGACTGAATGACAGTAGACTTTTAAGAAGCTTTACTTCAAAAAGCACTGTAATAATTCCAGATGGATTAGGTACTGTATTAGCTTCTAAAATAGTGAGGCCCTCTGTAAAGGAAAAAATAGCAGGTATAGAAGTAATGGAAGCTTTAATAGAAAAATGTAGTGAAGAGGGGAATCCCATATATCTTTTGGGAGCCAGGCAAAATATATTAGAAAACTGTATCAAAAATTTGAAAATTAAATATCCTAATTTAAATATAGCTGGGAGTCATAATGGATATTTTGATTTGGATGAATGTGAAGATATTATTCAGAATATAAAAGAGAGTGGAGCCCACATACTGTTTGTGGCCATGGGTGCGCCAAGACAGGATATTTTTATAGCTGAGAATATGGATAGGCTTCCTTGTAGGGTATATATGGGAGTAGGAGGGAGTTTTGATGTTTTTTCAGGAAAGACCAAAAGGGCGCCAGCCTGGATGATAAAATCAGGACTTGAATGGCTGTATAGAGTTTTTAAAGAGCCTTGGAGAATAAGAAGACTTTCTTCAATACCTAAATTTTTATTAAAGGTAATAGTCTGTAATAAAAGATTTAGTCAGTAG
- a CDS encoding acyltransferase has protein sequence MDVIRAASIVAVIVLHVSATVLYRCRPYSTTYDITFFLNQLSRFSVPAFIVVSGMGLTINYKKDSSYSEFIVKRFLKIVPQYVLWCILYVLIITKNFNIYSDLSDMVYGNVFYHFYFVPLIIEFYIIFPFIYKFMGKRWWLFLSLLVTSFFLIYFYYFKAQASEQWFWNKKNLCYWLFYFSLGGYMGKNIESISEKLNKYRPVILIMFLLSIFIVLYNFIPGNQYNKDIDCITTFQRPAVLVYSTLFILFIFSLRWKKGFFMDIIKYISNTSYDIYLSQSGILYLYGQYYTVKYGNMGNLHFFLSAFIVTFFGAVVLNRLKKVL, from the coding sequence ATGGATGTAATCAGGGCAGCTTCTATAGTGGCAGTAATAGTATTACATGTTTCTGCTACTGTGCTTTACAGATGCAGGCCCTATTCTACTACTTATGATATAACATTTTTTTTAAATCAGCTCTCAAGATTTTCTGTTCCTGCCTTTATAGTTGTTTCAGGAATGGGATTGACTATAAATTATAAAAAGGATTCCAGCTATTCGGAATTCATAGTTAAAAGATTTTTGAAAATTGTACCCCAGTATGTATTGTGGTGTATTCTATATGTATTAATCATAACTAAAAATTTTAATATATATAGTGATTTAAGTGATATGGTATACGGAAATGTATTTTATCATTTTTATTTTGTACCTTTAATTATAGAATTTTATATTATATTTCCCTTTATATATAAATTTATGGGGAAAAGATGGTGGCTTTTTTTGAGTCTCCTTGTTACCTCTTTTTTCTTAATATATTTTTATTATTTTAAAGCCCAAGCATCAGAACAGTGGTTCTGGAATAAGAAAAATTTATGTTACTGGCTTTTTTATTTTTCTCTGGGAGGCTACATGGGGAAAAATATTGAAAGTATTTCTGAAAAGTTAAATAAATATAGACCTGTAATTTTAATTATGTTTTTATTATCAATATTTATAGTACTTTATAATTTTATACCTGGTAATCAATATAATAAAGACATAGACTGCATTACTACATTTCAACGTCCGGCAGTGCTTGTATATTCTACATTATTTATATTGTTTATATTTAGTTTAAGGTGGAAAAAAGGATTTTTTATGGATATAATAAAGTATATATCTAATACTTCTTATGATATTTATTTATCCCAATCAGGTATACTGTATTTATATGGACAGTACTATACAGTAAAATATGGGAATATGGGAAATCTGCACTTTTTTTTAAGTGCTTTTATAGTTACATTTTTTGGTGCTGTGGTCTTGAATAGGTTGAAAAAGGTATTATAG
- the speE gene encoding polyamine aminopropyltransferase has translation MDLWLREGQIEDAAMTYKIKETLVTKKTKYQELAIVDTYALGRMLVLDGIVQTTVKDEYVYHEMITHIPLFTHPNPQKVLIVGGGDGGTVREVLKHETVEKVVLCEIDEQVVYECKKYLPEISCELDNPKCEVFIGDGIKYVHQHRNEFDVIIVDSTDPFGAAEGLFGGSFYKEIYNCLTEDGIFIAQTETPFYLPEVVKQVYKDAKEIFPITRLFMAGIPTYPSGFWSFTIGSKKYDPKEVDLSSTLNINTKYYTKELHKACFVLPKFVEDLTR, from the coding sequence ATGGATTTATGGTTAAGAGAAGGTCAAATTGAAGATGCTGCTATGACCTATAAGATAAAAGAGACTTTAGTTACAAAGAAAACCAAGTATCAGGAGTTGGCTATAGTAGATACCTATGCATTAGGAAGAATGTTGGTTTTAGATGGTATAGTACAGACTACAGTTAAAGATGAGTATGTATACCATGAAATGATAACTCATATACCTTTATTTACCCATCCTAATCCCCAAAAAGTACTTATAGTTGGTGGAGGAGATGGAGGGACTGTAAGAGAAGTATTGAAACATGAAACTGTAGAAAAAGTTGTACTTTGTGAAATTGATGAACAGGTTGTTTATGAGTGTAAAAAATATCTTCCAGAAATAAGCTGTGAGCTTGATAATCCAAAATGTGAAGTTTTTATTGGCGACGGAATAAAATATGTCCACCAGCATAGAAATGAATTTGATGTTATAATAGTGGATTCTACAGATCCTTTTGGTGCTGCAGAGGGATTGTTTGGAGGAAGCTTTTATAAGGAAATATATAACTGTTTAACAGAAGATGGAATATTCATAGCTCAGACTGAAACACCTTTTTATTTGCCAGAAGTGGTAAAACAGGTATACAAGGATGCTAAGGAAATTTTTCCTATTACCAGATTGTTTATGGCAGGCATACCTACATACCCGAGTGGATTCTGGAGTTTTACCATAGGCTCTAAAAAGTATGATCCTAAAGAAGTGGATTTATCTTCTACCTTGAATATAAATACAAAGTATTATACTAAAGAATTACATAAGGCATGTTTTGTACTCCCAAAGTTTGTGGAAGATTTAACTAGATAG
- the pdaA gene encoding delta-lactam-biosynthetic de-N-acetylase — protein sequence MKKKFTSVILLCIIFLCFFNTKNYYKHRAISKINDTLTVNKNLSTSESRTDSQSLKNLDISKLDRSEKNWFFKPNNRGTPSEEPEEILQLLNKYSSYYLGDTSKKVIYLTFDEGYENGYTPKILDILKSNNVSAAFFVTTPYMKDHPELVKRMVEEGHLVCNHSTHHPSMAEAAKDPVKFQEEFTVTEDTYEKITGKQMPKFFRPPMGKYSELSLFYTQKLGYKTIFWSFAYNDWNIKKQPSPVECKKMISRRTHNGAIILLHAVSKTNSEILDSVIKDWKDKGYILENLNKI from the coding sequence ATGAAAAAGAAATTTACATCAGTAATTTTATTATGTATAATTTTTTTATGTTTTTTTAACACAAAAAATTATTACAAACACAGGGCTATTTCTAAAATTAATGATACCTTAACTGTTAATAAAAATTTAAGTACCAGTGAATCCCGTACTGATTCCCAAAGCTTAAAAAATTTGGACATATCTAAATTAGACAGAAGTGAAAAAAACTGGTTTTTTAAACCTAACAACAGGGGTACTCCTTCTGAAGAACCTGAGGAAATTCTACAACTCTTAAATAAATATTCTTCATATTACCTGGGGGATACTTCCAAGAAAGTAATCTATTTAACTTTTGATGAAGGATATGAAAATGGATATACCCCCAAAATACTAGATATACTAAAGTCAAACAATGTTAGTGCCGCTTTCTTCGTTACTACTCCTTATATGAAAGACCATCCTGAACTTGTGAAAAGGATGGTAGAAGAAGGCCACTTGGTATGCAATCATTCTACACATCATCCTTCTATGGCAGAAGCTGCAAAAGATCCTGTAAAATTTCAAGAAGAATTCACTGTGACAGAGGATACCTATGAAAAGATTACAGGCAAACAAATGCCTAAATTTTTTAGACCCCCTATGGGAAAATACAGTGAGTTGTCCTTGTTCTATACTCAAAAATTAGGCTACAAGACAATATTTTGGAGCTTTGCCTATAATGATTGGAATATCAAAAAACAGCCTTCTCCTGTGGAATGTAAAAAAATGATAAGCCGTAGAACTCACAATGGAGCTATTATTTTACTTCATGCAGTATCAAAAACAAATTCAGAAATACTGGATTCTGTGATAAAAGACTGGAAGGATAAAGGATATATATTGGAAAACTTGAATAAAATTTAG
- a CDS encoding glycosyltransferase family 4 protein: MENIRVLQIISSNDTGGGGMHVLNLALYSKDMFHCIIGTLGGGELYKRSKSLKIDTVKFEKNPTHGKDIMDYIVQNDIHIVNFHGAKPFFLHYFLKNNVKIPTVATLHSDYRKDFLNNKMKHLFFTPLSFIGLKSFKNYICVSSYLKNLLQKNNFIGKKFIVSNGMDFNHINISCSRENIRRKYGISENDFVYVNVARMHPVKNQLSLIKAFSLLEERRENVKLVIVGNGSMEEKLKKEILQLNLQHKVILTGYKENGIDFINAGEVGVLTSFSEGGAPPMVLLESAAVKKFFIAPDVGSIGEMVGRDLIYLVKPSSIEDIYEKMESAYDKRDQIALMGQNLYNNIIDRFSIDNFCRQYLEAYNTILSER; this comes from the coding sequence GTGGAAAATATTAGAGTACTACAGATTATATCTTCAAATGATACTGGTGGGGGAGGAATGCATGTATTGAATTTGGCCCTTTACTCAAAGGACATGTTTCATTGTATTATTGGAACTTTGGGAGGAGGAGAACTTTATAAAAGAAGTAAAAGCTTAAAAATAGATACAGTAAAGTTTGAAAAAAATCCAACCCATGGAAAAGATATAATGGATTATATAGTACAAAATGATATCCATATTGTAAATTTTCACGGGGCAAAGCCTTTCTTCCTACATTATTTTTTGAAAAATAACGTAAAAATACCTACAGTTGCCACACTACACAGTGATTATAGAAAAGACTTTTTGAATAATAAAATGAAGCATTTATTTTTCACCCCTTTAAGTTTCATAGGATTAAAAAGTTTTAAAAACTATATATGTGTTTCCAGTTACCTTAAAAATTTACTTCAGAAAAATAATTTTATAGGGAAAAAATTCATAGTAAGTAATGGAATGGATTTTAACCATATAAATATAAGCTGTTCAAGGGAAAATATAAGAAGAAAATATGGAATTTCAGAAAATGATTTTGTATATGTAAATGTAGCCAGGATGCATCCTGTAAAAAACCAATTATCTCTTATAAAGGCTTTTAGTCTGCTTGAAGAACGCAGAGAAAATGTAAAGCTTGTTATAGTTGGAAATGGTTCTATGGAGGAGAAATTGAAAAAAGAAATACTGCAGTTAAATTTACAGCATAAAGTAATACTCACAGGATATAAAGAAAATGGTATAGATTTTATAAATGCAGGAGAAGTAGGAGTTTTAACTTCTTTCAGTGAAGGGGGAGCCCCTCCTATGGTTTTACTTGAAAGTGCCGCAGTAAAAAAATTTTTTATAGCTCCAGATGTAGGAAGCATAGGAGAAATGGTAGGCAGAGATTTAATTTATTTAGTAAAACCCTCATCTATAGAAGATATATATGAAAAAATGGAATCAGCTTATGATAAAAGAGACCAAATTGCTCTTATGGGGCAAAATTTATACAATAATATCATAGATAGGTTTTCCATAGATAATTTTTGCAGGCAATACCTAGAAGCATATAATACAATACTTTCAGAAAGATAG
- a CDS encoding O-antigen ligase family protein, with protein sequence MDRLLYLFMCAYVILLPLLSSSKVSIMRVHIPPADCILALIILVYIVKFIVSKECRKRFFSGMKDFFTSYLTIFMSILAIMMIVSISYAGEKTIALSESFRFISYIILFFIIKYEYNKKEFLNGILGSYIVTSAVLCLYGIYQHFTGFGLSGKFENYGYARFKIMATMDNPNNLAAFLILAIFPLVMLSIYEKERIKKLLYILLTILMLFNIAFTGSRNAIIGIVVGMVVLIVLYSFKLIIPLFVVGIIALFVPGIKDRIFAISDPVQNQSRIYLWSIAKKMIVDHPIFGVGNGNYVSLYDKYVEIYPQYKFYGYSRYPCHNSYLKIESELGIIGGISFAAVLVSSLIQVKIFINTVKSNFYKYFYTGFLASMIAFYVMNLFDNLFFVPKTTTYFWILLAVSQGMMYREKNSSIFVKLF encoded by the coding sequence TTGGATAGATTATTGTATTTATTTATGTGTGCCTATGTAATATTATTACCTTTATTAAGCAGTAGTAAAGTATCTATAATGAGAGTTCATATTCCTCCTGCAGATTGTATACTTGCTTTAATTATACTTGTTTATATAGTGAAATTTATAGTTTCTAAAGAATGCAGAAAAAGATTTTTTTCTGGTATGAAGGATTTTTTCACCAGTTATTTGACTATATTTATGAGTATACTGGCTATTATGATGATTGTTTCTATAAGCTATGCAGGTGAAAAAACGATAGCTTTAAGTGAAAGTTTTAGATTTATATCCTATATAATATTGTTTTTTATAATTAAATATGAATATAATAAAAAGGAATTTTTAAATGGAATACTGGGTTCTTATATAGTTACAAGTGCTGTATTATGTTTGTATGGTATTTATCAGCATTTTACAGGATTTGGATTGAGTGGAAAATTCGAAAATTATGGCTATGCCAGATTTAAAATAATGGCCACTATGGATAATCCAAATAATTTGGCAGCTTTTTTAATATTGGCTATCTTTCCTTTAGTTATGCTGAGTATATATGAAAAGGAGAGAATAAAAAAGCTGTTATACATTTTATTGACAATTCTAATGCTTTTTAACATAGCATTTACAGGTTCAAGAAATGCTATTATTGGAATAGTAGTGGGAATGGTAGTATTGATTGTTTTATATAGTTTCAAATTAATTATACCTCTTTTTGTAGTAGGAATTATAGCATTGTTTGTTCCAGGCATAAAGGATAGAATTTTTGCTATAAGTGATCCTGTGCAGAATCAATCCAGAATATATCTTTGGAGTATTGCAAAAAAGATGATAGTGGATCATCCTATATTTGGAGTGGGGAATGGAAACTATGTAAGCCTATATGATAAATATGTGGAAATATACCCACAATATAAATTTTATGGATACAGCAGATATCCGTGTCATAATTCTTACTTGAAAATTGAAAGTGAACTTGGAATTATAGGAGGCATATCCTTTGCGGCAGTACTTGTTTCCTCTTTAATTCAGGTTAAGATATTTATAAATACTGTAAAAAGTAATTTCTATAAGTATTTTTATACAGGATTTCTGGCTTCCATGATAGCATTTTATGTTATGAATTTATTTGACAACTTGTTTTTTGTACCTAAAACTACTACATATTTTTGGATATTATTAGCTGTATCCCAGGGAATGATGTACAGAGAAAAGAACAGTAGTATTTTTGTAAAGCTATTTTAA
- a CDS encoding Eco57I restriction-modification methylase domain-containing protein, whose protein sequence is MNDFIESIKKIYNFMETPIPKEEKLEIIKNFKQQFNISEKEYFSQKYYELVSINKRAGIVYTQRELSYFMIKNLIEEKDVIYNPFVKIVDPACGCGNILSVCFFYLRHIFIKNIEVINNVNNINLKLENINSHIVCNNLFGFDIDEIALKILNIDLFSISGEFQKENFVLKDFLIDAIEKKFDIFIGNPPYIGHKSIEKKYSETLKRVYKNIYKDKSDVYYCFFEKSLKSLEKAGKAAFITPRYFCEACSGKQLREFLSTNTTIYKIVDFYGIRPFKGVGVDPIIIFFRNKKGLNNKIEIIKPDKSEKKGRNKFYDSLFLNKDKIRYKKFFIPQSSIDDNGWVFISEFEKNIINKIRQKCNFTLKDICESYQGIITGCDRAFIADRDTILKNKIELNIIKPWIKSSYIHKNSIDGDKKFIIYSNFIEYESQYPNSIEYIGQYKEKLIKRRECKRGTRKWYELQWGRKAEIFEDKKIIFPYKSQNNRFALDKGSYFSADIYSLVIKRNDLVDYNTLLNVLNSSIYEFYFKTFGKKLGCNLYEYYPSNLMKLYIPPIISSKSYNFQEQLYDYFQLTHKEIKFIENSINI, encoded by the coding sequence GTGAATGATTTTATTGAAAGTATTAAAAAAATTTATAATTTTATGGAGACACCAATTCCCAAAGAAGAAAAACTAGAGATAATAAAAAATTTTAAACAGCAGTTTAACATATCTGAGAAGGAATATTTTTCTCAAAAATATTATGAACTGGTAAGCATAAATAAAAGAGCTGGAATAGTATATACTCAGAGAGAACTTTCCTATTTTATGATTAAAAATTTAATTGAGGAAAAGGATGTAATCTATAATCCATTTGTAAAAATTGTAGACCCAGCTTGTGGCTGTGGCAACATACTTTCTGTGTGCTTTTTTTATCTTAGGCATATATTTATTAAAAATATAGAGGTAATAAATAATGTGAATAACATAAATTTAAAACTTGAAAATATAAATTCCCACATAGTATGTAATAATTTATTTGGATTTGACATAGATGAAATTGCACTTAAGATTTTAAATATAGATCTATTCTCAATAAGTGGAGAATTTCAAAAAGAAAATTTTGTTTTAAAGGATTTCTTAATAGACGCCATAGAAAAAAAGTTTGATATATTTATAGGAAACCCACCCTATATAGGACATAAATCTATAGAGAAGAAGTATTCTGAAACTTTGAAACGAGTTTATAAAAATATATATAAAGATAAGTCAGATGTTTATTACTGTTTTTTTGAAAAATCACTAAAATCTTTAGAAAAAGCAGGAAAAGCTGCTTTTATTACTCCCAGATATTTTTGTGAAGCTTGTAGTGGAAAGCAGCTGAGAGAATTCTTAAGTACTAATACAACCATATATAAAATTGTAGATTTTTATGGGATAAGACCTTTTAAAGGAGTGGGAGTAGATCCTATAATAATATTTTTCAGAAATAAAAAAGGTCTTAATAATAAAATAGAAATTATAAAACCTGACAAAAGTGAAAAAAAAGGTAGAAATAAATTCTATGATTCTTTATTTTTAAATAAAGATAAAATAAGGTATAAAAAATTTTTTATACCTCAAAGTTCTATAGATGATAATGGATGGGTTTTTATCAGTGAATTTGAAAAAAATATAATCAATAAGATAAGGCAAAAATGCAATTTTACCTTAAAGGATATATGTGAAAGTTATCAGGGAATAATAACAGGCTGTGACAGGGCTTTTATAGCGGATAGAGATACTATATTAAAGAATAAAATTGAATTGAATATAATAAAGCCCTGGATAAAGAGCAGTTATATACATAAAAACAGCATAGATGGGGATAAAAAATTTATAATTTATTCTAATTTTATAGAATATGAAAGTCAATATCCAAATTCCATAGAATATATAGGTCAATATAAAGAAAAACTCATTAAACGAAGAGAATGTAAAAGGGGAACAAGAAAGTGGTATGAGCTTCAATGGGGAAGAAAAGCCGAAATATTTGAGGATAAAAAAATTATATTCCCTTATAAATCTCAAAATAATAGATTTGCCTTAGACAAGGGAAGTTATTTTAGTGCAGATATATATTCTTTGGTAATAAAAAGAAATGATTTAGTGGATTATAATACTCTTTTAAATGTATTAAATAGTTCTATCTATGAGTTTTATTTTAAGACTTTTGGAAAAAAGTTAGGATGTAATTTATATGAATACTATCCCAGCAATTTAATGAAATTGTATATTCCTCCTATAATTTCTTCAAAGTCCTATAATTTTCAGGAACAACTTTATGATTATTTTCAGTTAACACATAAAGAAATTAAATTTATAGAAAATAGTATAAATATATGA